In Pelmatolapia mariae isolate MD_Pm_ZW linkage group LG8, Pm_UMD_F_2, whole genome shotgun sequence, one genomic interval encodes:
- the znf646 gene encoding zinc finger protein 646 — protein MALQDHGRTTGFPCKQCGMVCPSMPSLVEHMECHQERDEERKFKCDECGRGYRHAGSLTNHKKTHEVGSFQCNICGKENSNASALKSHLRSHTSLKKYSCAECGKAFRLATQLATHQRVHLARQAKEQSYRKVDTEYSSYKNRHELENDHPHHLSEHLASVGISTVNGPSEDKAEIVYNVQSETSEDAVNRPFRCDLCDKSYIHHRSLTNHKKTHQVGTFECTVCFKLFNNMAALYSHQRTHKARSGTELTSTGGSYAGTLLDQFSPQSQDAPVNFCHLCQVLFPNNEEFQEHIQMHNSSSLSFGLQDPLSESHSVSYENSIASPESNFYASPVNNIPPVSSMDSHGDFDTQEKVRSNAHMYSDCSSNQTPSFNSTQGDPPIMDTNTLSPTLMPTQNNCNAPEIEETSTVDSDERPFKCQICGKSYRHSGSLINHKRSHQVGIYQCSICRKNYPHLAALKSHLRLHKAQPSSFNLSAEGDWLSSEPLTLDNQQGCFSSQDEEENSAHPVLCMDQENGIDGRNGALYHEQFNQDFSQDMTVHLPHNEHLMQRHMCADCGETFADIAGIKSHSCPLLHQQHNTTNGDYHNSLNFQVSNGHCEVGNPGINVEFQGLNASHNQNFQENVRSERLNSGQEDVNTDEEDDGDLYQCSICGNNYTTMRALRSHLRGHTQSHGTPTSSGPSSTSSHEDLKDEESGEMMICSTCGESFANQQDLIAHQLVHNQDQVDNVKPFRINNDVSESKEEAQNIICGSCGIFCTSYHHLENHNCTAERKQELVDSKEEVKVNKVVQHQDTGADKDMVNTEKRQYKCDQCGRSYRHAGSLLNHKKSHKTGVFRCLVCQKRFYNLLALKNHQRSHFDIKRHTCHECGKAFKIQKQLLNHLRRHKENQAKIQELNSQIQALMQMNGTRSDGGMQPLASNANQDCNSTLRCKEPTEERETQTKSEMSVKSEDAGDRRPFACDQCGRTYRHAGSLVNHRNSHKTGQYCCSVCNNTYTNQLAMKNHLRTHFAYKRHSCQNCGKGFRGRKQLLAHVCGDLRKDRSGVRRGLKSKAFKCKECKQAFFSADQLAAHTCDQPSGSREADLNTSPNKEERPFRCNICNRSYRHAGSLLNHKNTHKTGHYCCNFCSKPFTNPMALRNHTRIHTQKKKYVCLTCGKAFRLASILHNHQRVHNRAVNHFSCSSCGKSFQGRSGLKRHRCRRGQENAGSGVQQSERGDKCFMCDLCGRSYRHAGSLLNHKKTHSESLHHCTLCLQTFPDPVTLQIHSQMRRHCCPECGKTFCLVTHLQSHMEVHSKDQVVVCSLCQQSFPDAASYQEHHNMHHVAQDHYQQDQDDAIDNNLCWDSGVSQSMGMGGIHSEVPPPLSHIPGSIHNSEKNNDTSATEEKSHVCEHCGRTYRHAGSLLNHKNSHKTGSFFCSVCQKEFTNLMALKNHRRIHTEPKRYQCLECGKAFRVSTQLICHRRIHTKEKPFACLLCDKSFSSKSNLRHHQKMHQNTQTFDSSFNMDANAFMDLDMGSFL, from the exons ATGGCTTTGCAAGACCATGGCAGGACAACAGGTTTTCCTTGCAAACAGTGTGGTATGGTGTGTCCCAGTATGCCCAGTCTAGTCGAACATATGGAGTGCCATCAGGAGCGAGATGAAGAACGCAAGTTTAAATGTGATGAATGTGGACGTGGTTATAGGCATGCTGGTAGCCTAACTAACCACAAAAAGACTCACGAAGTAGGTTCTTTTCAGTGTAATATATGTGGAAAAGAAAACTCTAATGCCTCGGCCCTGAAGAGTCATCTCCGGAGCCACACTTCCCTTAAAAAGTATTCCTGTGCGGAATGTGGAAAAGCTTTTCGCCTGGCAACGCAGCTGGCTACACATCAGAGAGTTCATCTTGCCAGACAAGCAAAAGAGCAGTCATATCGGAAGGTGGACACGGAATATTCCTCAtataaaaacagacatgaaCTTGAAAACGATCACCCACATCATCTTAGTGAGCACTTGGCCAGCGTTGGGATTTCCACAGTAAATGGCCCATCTGAGGACAAGGCTGAGATTGTTTATAATGTACAATCGGAGACCTCAGAGGATGCAGTAAATCGACCATTCAGGTGTGATTTATGTGACAAGTCATACATACACCATCGAAGCCTGACCAACCATAAAAAGACTCACCAAGTGGGAACGTTTGAGTGCACAGTATGTTTCAAACTGTTCAATAACATGGCTGCCCTTTACAGCCATCAGCGAACACACAAGGCGAGAAGCGGGACTGAACTCACTTCGACAGGTGGGTCATACGCAGGCACACTTCTTGACCAGTTTTCACCTCAGAGCCAAGATGCTCCAGTAAACTTTTGTCATTTATGTCAGGTACTTTTCCCAAACAATGAGGAGTTCCAGGAACACATCCAAATGCATAACTCTTCATCTCTGTCATTTGGTCTTCAAGATCCATTGTCAGAGAGCCACAGTGTATCATATGAAAACAGTATTGCTTCACCCGAGTCCAACTTTTATGCTTCTCCTGTAAACAATATTCCTCCAGTGTCATCAATGGATAGTCATGGAGACTTTGATACACAAGAGAAGGTTAGAAGTAACGCTCACATGTACTCTGACTGCTCCAGTAATCAAACCCCATCGTTCAATAGCACTCAGGGAGATCCCCCAATCATGGACACAAACACTCTCAGTCCTACCCTGATGCCCACACAAAATAATTGCAATGCACCTGAAATTGAAGAGACTTCAACTGTAGATTCTGATGAGCGTCCCTTCAAGTGTCAGATCTGCGGTAAAAGCTACCGGCACTCTGGGAGCCTCATCAACCACAAAAGGTCACATCAGGTTGGGATTTACCAGTGTTCCATCTGCAGGAAGAATTACCCTCACCTGGCAGCCCTCAAAAGTCATCTTCGCCTCCACAAAGCTCAGCCGTCTTCTTTTAACCTCAGTGCTGAGGGAGACTGGCTCTCCTCAGAGCCTCTGACTTTGGATAACCAGCAGGGCTGCTTCTCCTCCCAGGATGAAGAAGAGAACAGTGCTCATCCTGTGCTTTGTATGGATCAGGAGAATGGAATTGATGGCAGGAATGGAGCACTGTACCACGAGCAGTTTAATCAGGACTTCTCCCAGGATATGACTGTGCATCTACCTCACAATGAACACCTGATGCAGAGGCACATGTGTGCAGACTGTGGTGAGACATTTGCAGATATTGCAGGGATTAAGTCTCACAGCTGCCCATTGCTGCATCAGCAACATAACACTACTAATGGTGACTATCACAACAGTTTAAACTTCCAGGTCAGTAATGGCCATTGTGAAGTTGGAAATCCAGGAATTAATGTTGAGTTCCAGGGTCTGAATGCTAGCCACAACCAAAATTTCCAAGAAAATGTTAGAAGTGAACGGCTGAACAGTGGCCAAGAAGATGTTAACACAGATGAGGAAGATGATGGTGACCTTTATCAGTGCTCCATATGTGGCAACAACTACACAACCATGAGGGCTCTCAGGAGCCATCTCCGAGGGCACACACAATCCCACGGCACTCCTACAAGCTCAGGTCCTTCTTCCACATCCTCTCATGAAGATTTGAAAGATGAGGAGTCAGGAGAAATGATGATCTGTAGTACATGTGGGGAAAGTTTTGCCAATCAGCAAGACTTGATTGCTCATCAGCTTGTGCACAATCAGGACCAGGTAGATAATGTTAAACCTTTCCGCATTAATAATGATGTTTCTGAAAGCAAGGAGGAAGCGCAAAACATCATCTGTGGAAGCTGTGGCATCTTTTGCACCAGCTACCATCATCTTGAGAACCACAACTGCACAGCTGAGAGGAAACAGGAGTTAGTGGACAGCAAGGAGGAAGTGAAAGTAAACAAGGTTGTCCAGCACCAAGACACGGGTGCTGACAAAGACATGGTCAATACTGAGAAACGTCAATACAAGTGTGATCAGTGTGGCCGGTCATACAGGCACGCTGGCTCCCTCCTCAACCACAAAAAGTCACACAAAACAGGTGTCTTCAGATGTCTTGTCTGCCAGAAACGCTTCTACAACCTGCTGGCCCTTAAAAATCATCAGAGATCCCACTTTGATATTAAGAG GCATACTTGTCATGAGTGTGGGAAAGCTTTCAAAATTCAGAAGCAGCTACTGAATCACCTGAGAAGGCACAAAGAGAACCAAGCCAAAATCCAGGAACTCAACAGCCAGATCCAGGCCCTTATGCAGATGAATGGGACCAGGTCAGATGGAGGAATGCAGCCCTTAGCTTCAAATGCCAATCAGGATTGTAATTCTACTCTGCGCTGCAAGGAGCCAACTGAAGAAAGAGAAACGCAGACAAAGTCGGAGATGTCAGTGAAATCGGAGGATGCAGGTGACCGACGACCTTTTGCCTGTGACCAGTGTGGTCGCACGTATCGCCATGCAGGAAGTTTGGTTAACCATAGAAACTCTCATAAAACAGGTCAATATTGCTGCTCTGTTTGCAACAACACTTACACCAACCAGCTAGCAATGAAGAACCACTTACGCACCCACTTTGCATATAAAAGGCACTCTTGCCAAAACTGTGGAAAGGGCTTTAGAGGAAGGAAGCAGCTTTTAGCTCATGTCTGTGGAGACCTCAGAAAAGATAGGTCTGGAGTCAGAAGGGGCCTAAAATCTAAAGCCTTTAAGTGTAAGGAATGTAAGCAGGCCTTTTTCTCTGCAGACCAGCTGGCAGCCCACACCTGTGATCAACCTTCGGGTAGCAGGGAAGCAGATTTAAATACGTCTCCAAATAAAGAGGAGCGACCTTTCAGGTGCAACATATGTAATCGCAGCTATCGCCATGCAGGCTCACTGTTGAATCACAAAAATACCCACAAGACAGGGCACTACTGTTGCAACTTCTGTTCTAAGCCCTTCACTAACCCCATGGCTTTGCGCAATCACACACGCATCCACACGCAAAAGAAGAAATACGTGTGTCTCACATGTGGAAAGGCCTTCCGTCTCGCCAGCATTCTGCACAATCACCAGAGGGTCCACAATCGGGCGGTGAATCACTTTAGCTGCTCTTCATGTGGGAAAAGCTTCCAGGGCAGGTCTGGCTTGAAGAGGCATCGCTGCCGCAGAGGTCAGGAGAACGCAGGATCTGGAGTCCAGCAGTCAGAGAGAGGAGACAAGTGTTTCAT GTGTGACTTGTGTGGGCGCTCCTATCGCCATGCGGGCTCCCTTCTCAATCATAAAAAGACACACTCCGAAAGCCTCCACCACTGCACCTTGTGTCTCCAAACATTTCCCGATCCCGTCACTCTGCAGATACACTCCCAGATGAGGCGTCACTGCTGCCCCGAGTGTGGCAAGACCTTCTGTCTGGTCACCCACCTACAGAGCCACATGGAGGTGCACTCAAAGGACCAGGTTGTGGTCTGCAGCTTGTGCCAGCAGAGCTTTCCCGACGCAGCCAGCTATCAGGAGCACCATAACATGCACCACGTGGCTCAGGACCACTACCAACAAGACCAGGATGACGCTATAGATAACAACCTCTGCTGGGACTCAGGAGTCAGTCAGTCCATGGGAATGGGAGGGATACACAGTGAAGTTCCTCCACCTTTGTCCCATATTCCAGGAAGCATTCATAATTCAGAGAAGAACAACGACACTTCTGCGACAGAGGAGAAGAGCCACGTCTGCGAGCACTGTGGGCGTACTTACCGTCACGCCGGCTCCCTCCTCAACCACAAGAACAGCCACAAGACAGGCTCCTTCTTCTGCTCAGTGTGCCAGAAGGAGTTCACCAACCTGATGGCCCTGAAGAACCACCGACGGATTCACACAGAGCCCAAGCGCTACCAGTGCCTGGAGTGTGGCAAGGCGTTCCGGGTGTCCACTCAGCTCATATGTCACCGAAGGATACACACCAAAGAGAAGCCTTTTGCCTGCCTGCTGTGCGACAAGAGCTTTTCCAGCAAGTCCAACCTGCGGCACCATCAGAAGATGCACCAGAACACCCAGACCTTCGACTCCTCATTTAACATGGATGCTAATGCATTTATGGACCTAGACATGGGGTCTTTTCTTTAA
- the znf668 gene encoding zinc finger protein 668 has translation MASAQPASPPLAAEYTPPVQDEEGQQEEEVERDQPAKKRGRGRPPKAKPLFKCTACTEAFKSLSALQSHKQSAHVKERQQHPCPECAKTFSSKAQLSKHERTHSAQRPFQCPSCHKAYKTPTELRNHSRSHTGEKPFVCTECGKAFMQAICLRIHMTQHSGERPYSCRQCSKSYPTLSKLKVHMRSHTGEKPYLCAECGKSFADPSVFRKHRRNHQGHRPYACDECGKTYTELKDLKNHERSHTGEKPYLCSDCGKAFSRSSSLACHQRIHSQNKPYKCEQCTKGFTQLSSYQSHLRTHSGEKPFLCPQCGKMFSDPSSFRRHQRAHMGFKPYPCDKCSKRFRQPADLAVHERVHSGERPYKCQSCDKAFVASWDLRRHMLVHTGLKPFMCTECDKSFAERSSLNKHRRVHSGERPFKCEECLKSFVVSSSLRKHERTHLAEQSEQQQQQQETEAGSPSGFTAHTTLPQFSCTHCDATFGTWEEVQTHENLHPIDSTQSSVAKIVSLGSHICKTCHEEFAQLADLQEHEKQHPKSRPHVCDSCGKGFLNKSGLRKHQKIHSNSKPHSCPHCGKAFLFAAYLRKHLRTHADAAPVATQLADINIIHTDPLPSPPTPGEVSPSSVEPGTMSLTVPTVTVPVTAFQSLREYLVKEEGI, from the coding sequence ATGGCCTCTGCTCAGCCTGCAAGTCCACCTCTTGCTGCGGAGTACACCCCTCCTGTGCAGGATGAAGAGGGCCAACAAGAGGAAGAGGTGGAGAGGGATCAGCCTGCAAAAAAACGTGGCAGAGGCAGGCCTCCGAAAGCCAAACCCCTTTTCAAATGCACTGCGTGCACAGAGGCCTTTAAGAGTCTGTCAGCTCTGCAGAGCCACAAGCAGTCGGCACATGTGAAGGAGCGGCAGCAGCACCCATGTCCCGAGTGTGCCAAAACATTCTCGAGCAAGGCTCAGCTCTCAAAGCACGAGCGCACTCACTCAGCCCAGCGCCCCTTCCAGTGTCCCAGCTGTCACAAAGCTTACAAGACGCCCACAGAGCTGCGTAACCACAGCCGCTCTCACACTggggagaaaccttttgtatgcACAGAATGTGGCAAGGCCTTCATGCAGGCGATATGCCTCAGGATCCATATGACACAGCACAGTGGAGAGCGCCCGTACTCCTGCCGTCAGTGCTCTAAGAGCTACCCAACCCTGTCCAAACTGAAGGTGCACATGCGCTCTCACACGGGAGAGAAGCCATACTTGTGTGCCGAGTGTGGGAAGAGCTTTGCTGACCCCTCAGTGTTCCGAAAGCACAGAAGGAACCACCAGGGCCATCGACCGTATGCTTGCGACGAATGCGGCAAAACGTACACTGAGCTGAAGGACCTCAAAAACCACGAGCGTTCCCACACTGGGGAAAAACCCTACCTGTGTTCGGACTGCGGCAAGGCTTTCTCCCGCTCCTCCTCCCTGGCCTGCCATCAGCGCATCCACTCGCAGAATAAACCCTATAAGTGCGAGCAATGCACTAAAGGCTTCACCCAGCTTTCTTCCTATCAGTCCCATCTCCGCACTCACTCTGGTGAGAAGCCGTTCCTCTGCCCACAGTGCGGCAAGATGTTTTCAGACCCCTCCAGCTTCCGTCGCCACCAGCGAGCCCACATGGGATTCAAGCCCTACCCCTGCGATAAATGCTCTAAGAGGTTCCGGCAGCCGGCCGACCTGGCCGTACACGAACGCGTTCACTCTGGAGAGCGCCCGTACAAATGCCAGAGCTGCGACAAGGCCTTCGTAGCTTCCTGGGATCTGCGGCGCCACATGCTTGTCCACACAGGTCTGAAGCCATTTATGTGCACAGAGTGCGACAAGTCATTTGCCGAGCGCTCCAGCCTCAACAAGCACCGGCGTGTGCACTCTGGAGAGAGGCCTTTCAAATGCGAGGAGTGTTTGAAGTCATTTGTGGTGTCCTCAAGCCTGCGCAAACACGAAAGAACTCACCTCGCTGAGCAGTctgagcaacagcagcagcagcaggagacaGAGGCTGGGTCACCCTCAGGCTTCACTGCCCACACAACTCTCCCTCAGTTCTCTTGTACTCACTGTGATGCTACATTTGGTACCTGGGAAGAAGTTCAGACCCATGAAAACCTTCACCCCATTGACTCTACCCAGTCCTCCGTTGCCAAAATTGTGTCGCTGGGCTCGCACATCTGTAAAACCTGCCACGAGGAGTTTGCACAGCTTGCAGACTTGCAGGAGCACGAAAAGCAGCATCCCAAGTCGAGGCCGCACGTCTGTGACAGCTGCGGCAAGGGTTTCCTCAACAAATCGGGACTGCGCAAGCACCAGAAGATCCACTCCAACAGCAAACCCCACAGCTGTCCCCACTGCGGCAAAGCCTTCCTGTTCGCCGCGTACCTTCGCAAGCACTTACGGACTCACGCGGACGCCGCGCCGGTTGCCACGCAGCTCGCCGACATAAACATCATTCACACAGACCCCCTGCCTTCTCCTCCGACCCCCGGTGAGGTTTCTCCCTCGTCGGTCGAGCCCGGCACCATGTCGCTGACTGTCCCGACCGTGACTGTCCCCGTCACCGCTTT